One Candidatus Schekmanbacteria bacterium DNA segment encodes these proteins:
- a CDS encoding HDOD domain-containing protein: MEPTEVKKQLLDNLDSGDDLPYFSLTVKKLLELTENPETSLSEIVSSMDSSIAAKTLKMANSVYFGGSNFRNIRSLEHAIMVIGFDSLRELAFNASFVSMFQKEDDDIKANIHSCLEHCFQVAIAAKLLASLFNYEKKAQCYVAGLLHDIGKLAIEKYFRSEAQKITTLTENKQNNSIEAEIKVLGIDHMEIGSIIAEKWNLPATMVEAIGCHSKPYIATIDKKFSSIIYLADELCKKTAGVFDFRLLNSLIDSEIKQFFPHKDKLQDDYLQDQFAAKFTQEVENVSFIIGSLLKNN, from the coding sequence ATGGAACCTACGGAAGTAAAAAAACAACTATTAGACAATCTGGATAGCGGAGATGATTTACCATATTTTTCTTTAACAGTTAAAAAACTTCTTGAATTAACTGAAAACCCTGAGACATCTCTTTCAGAAATTGTAAGCTCAATGGATTCTTCTATTGCTGCAAAAACTTTAAAAATGGCAAATTCTGTTTATTTTGGAGGAAGCAATTTTAGAAACATTAGATCTCTTGAACATGCAATTATGGTAATAGGGTTTGATAGTCTTAGAGAACTTGCCTTTAATGCATCATTCGTTTCAATGTTCCAAAAAGAAGATGATGATATTAAAGCAAACATCCATTCGTGCCTTGAACACTGTTTTCAGGTTGCCATTGCAGCGAAATTACTTGCTTCACTTTTTAATTATGAAAAGAAAGCACAATGCTATGTTGCAGGATTGCTGCATGATATTGGTAAACTTGCTATTGAAAAATATTTTAGAAGTGAAGCACAAAAGATTACAACACTTACTGAAAATAAACAAAATAACTCTATAGAAGCTGAGATAAAAGTGCTTGGAATTGACCATATGGAAATAGGTTCTATTATTGCTGAAAAATGGAATTTACCGGCTACTATGGTTGAAGCGATAGGATGTCATTCAAAACCTTATATAGCTACGATTGATAAAAAATTTAGTTCAATTATTTATCTTGCAGATGAATTGTGTAAGAAAACTGCAGGAGTTTTTGATTTTCGATTATTAAATTCATTAATAGATAGCGAAATTAAACAGTTTTTTCCACACAAAGACAAGCTACAAGATGACTATTTGCAGGATCAATTCGCAGCAAAATTTACTCAAGAAGTGGAAAATGTATCTTTCATAATTGGTTCACTTTTAAAAAATAATTAA